In one Anas platyrhynchos isolate ZD024472 breed Pekin duck chromosome 8, IASCAAS_PekinDuck_T2T, whole genome shotgun sequence genomic region, the following are encoded:
- the NPL gene encoding N-acetylneuraminate lyase isoform X2: MAGFYMTEKSKAWVSMTPGKKLEGLVAAAITPMTPDGQINLSVICQYVDYLVREQNVKNIFVNGTTGEGLSLSIQERKQLAEEWVRQGKDKLDHVIIHVGALSLPESQDLARHAAAIGASGIAVIAPFFFKPTNKDELVAFLQKVASEAPGVPFYYYHIPPLTGVKIRVEELLDGIREQIPTFQGVKFSDTDLLDLAQCINKNGSEQFAFLYGVDEQLLGALAVGVNGAVGSTYNYLGRKTELMLQAFAKPDLALAQKYQFLIGEFLNFVIKLGFGVAQTKAVMTFVSGIPMGPPRLPLVNASEEFIAKAKAKLDSIAWPNSD; encoded by the exons ATGGCAGGATTTTACATGACAGAGAAAAGTAAAGCATGGGT CTCAATGACACCCGGAAAGAAGCTGGAGGGTCTCGTGGCAGCTGCCATCACTCCCATGACTCCCGATGG ACAAATCAATCTTTCAGTGATTTGCCAATATGTGGATTATCTGGTAAGGGAGCAGAATGTGAAGAACATCTTTg TGAATGGCACCACAGGAGAAGGCCTGTCCCTTAGCATCCAGGAGAgaaagcagctggcagaagaaTGGGTGCGCCAAGGAAAAGACAA ACTAGATCATGTGATCATTCATGTGGGAGCACTAAGTCTACCAGAGTCCCAAGACCTG GCAAGACACGCAGCAGCCATAGGTGCTAGTGGTATTGCTGTAATAGCCCCCTTCTTCTTCAAACCCACAAACAAAG ATGAACTGGTTGCTTTCTTACAGAAAGTTGCATCTGAAGCCCCTGGGGTTCCATTTTATTACTATCACATTCCTCCTCTGACGGGTGTAAAGA TTCGTGTTGAAGAGTTGCTGGATGGAATAAGAGAGCAGATCCCCACCTTCCAGGGTGTGAAGTTTAGCGACACAGACCTCTTGGACCTTGCACAGTGTATAAACAAGAATGGGAGCGAACAGTTTGCATTTCTCTATGGGGTGGATGAG CAACTGTTGGGTGCACTGGCAGTAGGGGTAAACGGAGCAGTTGGAAG CACATACAACTATTTGGGTAGAAAAACCGAGCTGATGTTGCAAGCTTTTGCAAAGCCAGACCTTGCATTAGCACAAAAGTATCAG TTTCTCATTGGGGAATTTCTCAACTTTGTCATCAAACTAG GTTTTGGTGTTGCACAGACGAAAGCTGTAATGACTTTTGTTTCTGGCATCCCCATGGGACCTCCCCGGCTTCCACTTGTTAATGCCTCTGAGGAGTTCATTGCCAAGGCCAAAGCCAAGCTGGATAGCATTGCGTGGCCCAATAGTGACTGA
- the NPL gene encoding N-acetylneuraminate lyase isoform X3 — protein MSPSDTSTSPNSMTPGKKLEGLVAAAITPMTPDGQINLSVICQYVDYLVREQNVKNIFVNGTTGEGLSLSIQERKQLAEEWVRQGKDKLDHVIIHVGALSLPESQDLARHAAAIGASGIAVIAPFFFKPTNKDELVAFLQKVASEAPGVPFYYYHIPPLTGVKIRVEELLDGIREQIPTFQGVKFSDTDLLDLAQCINKNGSEQFAFLYGVDEQLLGALAVGVNGAVGSTYNYLGRKTELMLQAFAKPDLALAQKYQFLIGEFLNFVIKLGFGVAQTKAVMTFVSGIPMGPPRLPLVNASEEFIAKAKAKLDSIAWPNSD, from the exons ATGTCACCAAGTGATACATCCACGTCTCCTAA CTCAATGACACCCGGAAAGAAGCTGGAGGGTCTCGTGGCAGCTGCCATCACTCCCATGACTCCCGATGG ACAAATCAATCTTTCAGTGATTTGCCAATATGTGGATTATCTGGTAAGGGAGCAGAATGTGAAGAACATCTTTg TGAATGGCACCACAGGAGAAGGCCTGTCCCTTAGCATCCAGGAGAgaaagcagctggcagaagaaTGGGTGCGCCAAGGAAAAGACAA ACTAGATCATGTGATCATTCATGTGGGAGCACTAAGTCTACCAGAGTCCCAAGACCTG GCAAGACACGCAGCAGCCATAGGTGCTAGTGGTATTGCTGTAATAGCCCCCTTCTTCTTCAAACCCACAAACAAAG ATGAACTGGTTGCTTTCTTACAGAAAGTTGCATCTGAAGCCCCTGGGGTTCCATTTTATTACTATCACATTCCTCCTCTGACGGGTGTAAAGA TTCGTGTTGAAGAGTTGCTGGATGGAATAAGAGAGCAGATCCCCACCTTCCAGGGTGTGAAGTTTAGCGACACAGACCTCTTGGACCTTGCACAGTGTATAAACAAGAATGGGAGCGAACAGTTTGCATTTCTCTATGGGGTGGATGAG CAACTGTTGGGTGCACTGGCAGTAGGGGTAAACGGAGCAGTTGGAAG CACATACAACTATTTGGGTAGAAAAACCGAGCTGATGTTGCAAGCTTTTGCAAAGCCAGACCTTGCATTAGCACAAAAGTATCAG TTTCTCATTGGGGAATTTCTCAACTTTGTCATCAAACTAG GTTTTGGTGTTGCACAGACGAAAGCTGTAATGACTTTTGTTTCTGGCATCCCCATGGGACCTCCCCGGCTTCCACTTGTTAATGCCTCTGAGGAGTTCATTGCCAAGGCCAAAGCCAAGCTGGATAGCATTGCGTGGCCCAATAGTGACTGA
- the NPL gene encoding N-acetylneuraminate lyase isoform X1: MPGDCTLLFHKKFAPNPLHASARGAARGLCLTPAGPAPRRGGVRRSRAERGPPTAAAEPPGSSMTPGKKLEGLVAAAITPMTPDGQINLSVICQYVDYLVREQNVKNIFVNGTTGEGLSLSIQERKQLAEEWVRQGKDKLDHVIIHVGALSLPESQDLARHAAAIGASGIAVIAPFFFKPTNKDELVAFLQKVASEAPGVPFYYYHIPPLTGVKIRVEELLDGIREQIPTFQGVKFSDTDLLDLAQCINKNGSEQFAFLYGVDEQLLGALAVGVNGAVGSTYNYLGRKTELMLQAFAKPDLALAQKYQFLIGEFLNFVIKLGFGVAQTKAVMTFVSGIPMGPPRLPLVNASEEFIAKAKAKLDSIAWPNSD; encoded by the exons ATGCCAGGCGATTGCACTTTGCTATTTCACAAGAAATTCGCCCCGAATCCCCTCCACGCCTCAGCGCGAGGGGCAGCCCGCGGCCTCTGCCTCACGCCGGcaggcccggccccgcggcggggcggggtgAGGCGGAGCAGGGCCGAGCGGGGCCCCCCCACTGCTGCCGCCGAGCCGCCGGGGAg CTCAATGACACCCGGAAAGAAGCTGGAGGGTCTCGTGGCAGCTGCCATCACTCCCATGACTCCCGATGG ACAAATCAATCTTTCAGTGATTTGCCAATATGTGGATTATCTGGTAAGGGAGCAGAATGTGAAGAACATCTTTg TGAATGGCACCACAGGAGAAGGCCTGTCCCTTAGCATCCAGGAGAgaaagcagctggcagaagaaTGGGTGCGCCAAGGAAAAGACAA ACTAGATCATGTGATCATTCATGTGGGAGCACTAAGTCTACCAGAGTCCCAAGACCTG GCAAGACACGCAGCAGCCATAGGTGCTAGTGGTATTGCTGTAATAGCCCCCTTCTTCTTCAAACCCACAAACAAAG ATGAACTGGTTGCTTTCTTACAGAAAGTTGCATCTGAAGCCCCTGGGGTTCCATTTTATTACTATCACATTCCTCCTCTGACGGGTGTAAAGA TTCGTGTTGAAGAGTTGCTGGATGGAATAAGAGAGCAGATCCCCACCTTCCAGGGTGTGAAGTTTAGCGACACAGACCTCTTGGACCTTGCACAGTGTATAAACAAGAATGGGAGCGAACAGTTTGCATTTCTCTATGGGGTGGATGAG CAACTGTTGGGTGCACTGGCAGTAGGGGTAAACGGAGCAGTTGGAAG CACATACAACTATTTGGGTAGAAAAACCGAGCTGATGTTGCAAGCTTTTGCAAAGCCAGACCTTGCATTAGCACAAAAGTATCAG TTTCTCATTGGGGAATTTCTCAACTTTGTCATCAAACTAG GTTTTGGTGTTGCACAGACGAAAGCTGTAATGACTTTTGTTTCTGGCATCCCCATGGGACCTCCCCGGCTTCCACTTGTTAATGCCTCTGAGGAGTTCATTGCCAAGGCCAAAGCCAAGCTGGATAGCATTGCGTGGCCCAATAGTGACTGA
- the NPL gene encoding N-acetylneuraminate lyase isoform X4, with product MTPGKKLEGLVAAAITPMTPDGQINLSVICQYVDYLVREQNVKNIFVNGTTGEGLSLSIQERKQLAEEWVRQGKDKLDHVIIHVGALSLPESQDLARHAAAIGASGIAVIAPFFFKPTNKDELVAFLQKVASEAPGVPFYYYHIPPLTGVKIRVEELLDGIREQIPTFQGVKFSDTDLLDLAQCINKNGSEQFAFLYGVDEQLLGALAVGVNGAVGSTYNYLGRKTELMLQAFAKPDLALAQKYQFLIGEFLNFVIKLGFGVAQTKAVMTFVSGIPMGPPRLPLVNASEEFIAKAKAKLDSIAWPNSD from the exons ATGACACCCGGAAAGAAGCTGGAGGGTCTCGTGGCAGCTGCCATCACTCCCATGACTCCCGATGG ACAAATCAATCTTTCAGTGATTTGCCAATATGTGGATTATCTGGTAAGGGAGCAGAATGTGAAGAACATCTTTg TGAATGGCACCACAGGAGAAGGCCTGTCCCTTAGCATCCAGGAGAgaaagcagctggcagaagaaTGGGTGCGCCAAGGAAAAGACAA ACTAGATCATGTGATCATTCATGTGGGAGCACTAAGTCTACCAGAGTCCCAAGACCTG GCAAGACACGCAGCAGCCATAGGTGCTAGTGGTATTGCTGTAATAGCCCCCTTCTTCTTCAAACCCACAAACAAAG ATGAACTGGTTGCTTTCTTACAGAAAGTTGCATCTGAAGCCCCTGGGGTTCCATTTTATTACTATCACATTCCTCCTCTGACGGGTGTAAAGA TTCGTGTTGAAGAGTTGCTGGATGGAATAAGAGAGCAGATCCCCACCTTCCAGGGTGTGAAGTTTAGCGACACAGACCTCTTGGACCTTGCACAGTGTATAAACAAGAATGGGAGCGAACAGTTTGCATTTCTCTATGGGGTGGATGAG CAACTGTTGGGTGCACTGGCAGTAGGGGTAAACGGAGCAGTTGGAAG CACATACAACTATTTGGGTAGAAAAACCGAGCTGATGTTGCAAGCTTTTGCAAAGCCAGACCTTGCATTAGCACAAAAGTATCAG TTTCTCATTGGGGAATTTCTCAACTTTGTCATCAAACTAG GTTTTGGTGTTGCACAGACGAAAGCTGTAATGACTTTTGTTTCTGGCATCCCCATGGGACCTCCCCGGCTTCCACTTGTTAATGCCTCTGAGGAGTTCATTGCCAAGGCCAAAGCCAAGCTGGATAGCATTGCGTGGCCCAATAGTGACTGA